atgtttagtgtttttccaagggttagggtttacccaagggtttagggtttaggattagagttaagggtttagtgttttgttgacaacatgtttagtgttttttccaagggtttatgatttacccaaaggtttagggtttatgattagggtttagggtttagtattagagtttaaggtttagtgttttgttgacaacattaatttttttttaattcgttttatatactatttttatttatttttaaattttattttgaaaaaataatataatttaacaaattatttgtttctttaattaaaagattctaaatctaaaatgacaagtttctattggttggtgaacctaaaggttcacccgaggggtgaacccaagaataactctaaaAAAAATGTTCGTTGTTGTATCCATCACAACTAAGGTTATGCTTATTTTTGTATACAGACGCTGCATGTGgatgataatatttaaaatttatttgtttagaCATAATTGCATCATCATCTAAATTCAACATCTATAATATGTAGAATATCTTGATATTTTGAGATGCTAAAAATGTAgagtttgaaaatataaaaataccctTTAAAAGATATAGTTTCAAAAGACCTATAATACCCTTTtcatacaaatataaatattaattaaattatttattataattaatacatattattttaattgcAAAATCGTATgttcccgccaaaatcgaaaaatcTAATTTTCATGTCAAAACCAAAAGTCGCGTTTTTCCTACTTTCTCATCAAAACcgtaaatttttgttttttcaccaaaaccgtaaaattttattttttgcctaaactgtaaaatcacattttccatcaaaaccataaaattgtatttttgccaaaaccggaaaatcatattttctgcTAAAACTGGTAAATCATGCTTTTCCGCCATTTGGAAAATCATTCATTATCGGATAGCTAAATAAACAGGTTTCCATGTATATACAACACAAATTCTCAATTTTACAGTAAAAGCTCGGGATAAACGCGAATTCATGCCCACAAAGTGAAACTTTGGAAATTCCATACACGTACTAAGAAGATCCGCTTTATCAAACCTCTACCAAAGAAAAATCTGAATTTCATTCCCAATCTTTGAAAGTCATCGCATATCCCTGCTTTGACCTTAACTCTGTTAGAGTCACCCTATTCCGTTAGAGTCATCGTCAACGGTGTTAACACCTTAGCCACGGTTAACTGAAACAGCGTCGTTTTGAGACTAATTCTGAGTAAGAGAAAATAAACTAAGCCTTTTGAGAATTGTGAAACCCTAATTAAGTCTCTCGTTGTCCTCAAGCATTCACTGTGTCGTCGTTTCTTCTTTCTCAAGCAAATTAGGTTTTACCTAACATGAGGTAATTGTTATTGATTGTCAAGTTTATCAAGtaataagtttgtatttttttttgtaatcttcTATCGCTATTATTTCAGTGATACGGACGTCACCTTTCAAGTATGCTTTAATGGGAGATTTGAAATTCATGAAGGTGGTATAGTAACTTACAATGGAGGCAATTCACATATCCTTGTAGGACAGCCACATAAATTGTTCACTGATTTGATGAAAGAAGTTCCTATATCACTATATGGGCAAAGGTTCTGGTACAAGTTTCAGAATGAAGATTTAAGTGAGCTGAAGATAATTGGTAGTGTGGTTACTGATAATTTTCAGAAGATGTGTCAAAGTTCTTACTGGAATAAATACATCGACATTTACATGGAGCATGAGAGCATTGATGATGCGAGAGAGGAACGTAACAATGTTGATGGGGCTAACACAGGAAACAACAATGATCCTAAAAGAAGAGGTGACAAAGAAAGCGATTCTGAAAAGGAGTTTGAAGAGGAGAGACGAGTTGAATCTGTTGTGGCTGGGATTTCTGAGGATCAGGATAATGAAAATTATCAAGATACTCCTCCTGTCTCTGActgtgaggaagaagaaactgGGAATCCTTATGATCGATGGAGGAAAGGCAGTGGAGAGTTACATATAAGGCAAGTATTTGATGGTATTAAAGAGTTTAGGGAAGCAGTGTTGGAGTACGCTTTACAAGGAGGATGGAATATTCAGTTCACTAGATGGGGAGGAGTGAAATCTGAGGCTAAATGTGGTGTCGAAGTGGATGAAGGGGAAATCCCGTGTTCTTGGAGAATATATTGTTCTTACGAAGAATCAGTGGATCTATGGATGGTGAAGACCTTTCAAGATGTGCATAGTTGTTTCAAGGATGGTCGTTGCAAGATATTATCTGATACAATCATTGCTAAGATGTTCCTAAATGAAGTACGAAATGATCCACTAATGAAACCGAAGGTTATTCAAGAACAAATTCAGCTGCGTTATGAGTTGATTACCTCAATTGATCAATGCGGAAAGGCTAAGAATAAAGCGTTGGAGCTCATTCAAGATGAATACGATGAACAATATCGTAGGATAAAAGATTATGAAGCCGAGATTCTAGCGTTAGTTATCTAACTTTCCTTTCAAATTCCATATGTATTCATGCCAACTAAATTTTTCTATAATGGTGTAGGACCAATGAAGGTGCAACAACCGAGCTCAGGACCGTAATTGGAGCAGGTGATCTTGAGGTATTTGACCGATTCTATGTGTGTTTCCGTGTACTAAAAGACACATGGAAAGCACACTGTCGACCAGTGTTTGGTATTGATGGTTGTTTCCTCAAATCAACAACAAAAGGACAACTACTAGCGGCCGTCGGGAGGGATGCAAACAACCAGATTTATCCTCTTGCTTGGGCTGTTGTTCATGTAGAAAATACTGAGAGTTGGGTGTGGTTCATTCAGAAGCTGAAGATGGATTTGAACCTTGGGAATGGTGATGGGTTCACACTTATTTCTGATCGTCAGAAAGTGAGTTcttcttacaaaataaattactcAGTTCCAATTTTCTCATATTTCTCACTTAGAATGTTGGTAATGCAGGGATTACTAATTGCTGTGGATCAAGAATTGCACAAAGTGGAGCATAGAATGTGTGCTAGACACATTTATGGAAACTTGAAGAAGAGTTTCCCCAAGAGTCCTCAGATGAAGAAGCTGTTTTGGAGGATAGTTGAGAGTTTCAACGAGCCTGATTATAAAGCAAACTTGAAAGCTTTGAAGGAGTACGACAATGAAGTGTATGAAGCATTGATGGTTAGGAGGCCTGAAACGTGTAGTCGCGCATTCTTCAGAACGTCATGTACTTGTGAAGATGCATTGAACAACAACTCCGAGTCTTACAACAGTACTCTAGAGAAAGCCAGGTCAATGCCATTAGTTGAGATGTTAGAAACCATGAGGAGACAAGCAATGGTCCGGATCGATCTTAGGAAAGTTAAGTCTACCAACCATAAGGGAAAGTTCAGTGAAAAGGTTGGTAAGGTCATTGCTTTGGAGACAAAGTATAGGAAGGATTGTCGAATTTACCCTGGATCTACTGGTGAATTTGAAGTGAC
This genomic stretch from Raphanus sativus cultivar WK10039 chromosome 3, ASM80110v3, whole genome shotgun sequence harbors:
- the LOC108808335 gene encoding uncharacterized protein LOC108808335; protein product: MSDTDVTFQVCFNGRFEIHEGGIVTYNGGNSHILVGQPHKLFTDLMKEVPISLYGQRFWYKFQNEDLSELKIIGSVVTDNFQKMCQSSYWNKYIDIYMEHESIDDAREERNNVDGANTGNNNDPKRRGDKESDSEKEFEEERRVESVVAGISEDQDNENYQDTPPVSDCEEEETGNPYDRWRKGSGELHIRQVFDGIKEFREAVLEYALQGGWNIQFTRWGGVKSEAKCGVEVDEGEIPCSWRIYCSYEESVDLWMVKTFQDVHSCFKDGRCKILSDTIIAKMFLNEVRNDPLMKPKVIQEQIQLRYELITSIDQCGKAKNKALELIQDEYDEQYRRIKDYEAEILATNEGATTELRTVIGAGDLEVFDRFYVCFRVLKDTWKAHCRPVFGIDGCFLKSTTKGQLLAAVGRDANNQIYPLAWAVVHVENTESWVWFIQKLKMDLNLGNGDGFTLISDRQKGLLIAVDQELHKVEHRMCARHIYGNLKKSFPKSPQMKKLFWRIVESFNEPDYKANLKALKEYDNEVYEALMVRRPETCSRAFFRTSCTCEDALNNNSESYNSTLEKARSMPLVEMLETMRRQAMVRIDLRKVKSTNHKGKFSEKVGKVIALETKYRKDCRIYPGSTGEFEVTEGNNSYSVNMKKKTCSCRRWDLTGIPCRHALRVVHDRKNYKTENLVSDWYLTETWRKQYSDSLKPVRGIKFWKATGESSLEAPPREKKSKGRKKKPQKRIKGINESPTKGKSVTRHSRVMHCSHCSMAGHYATSCANQGVPLKPRPIKKKKVQNSQEGSQGVEPMSIDGESSQGVKL